Proteins encoded in a region of the Saccharothrix ecbatanensis genome:
- a CDS encoding BldC family transcriptional regulator translates to MTVTQGHQGERLLTPGEVATLFRVDPKTVTRWATAGRIGSIRTPGGHRRFRESEVQQLLTQLTTEATEPVRR, encoded by the coding sequence GTGACCGTGACGCAGGGACACCAGGGGGAACGGCTGCTCACGCCGGGTGAGGTCGCGACGTTGTTCCGGGTCGACCCGAAGACGGTGACCCGCTGGGCGACCGCGGGCCGCATCGGCTCGATCCGCACGCCGGGAGGCCACCGCCGGTTCCGCGAGTCCGAAGTCCAACAGCTCTTGACACAGCTGACCACGGAGGCGACCGAACCGGTCCGGCGTTGA
- the ccsB gene encoding c-type cytochrome biogenesis protein CcsB gives MPTATLATYSDWTYGAAVAIYFFAAVLYLCEAAFARPVKARERELVAAGGTKAGGTQADGTWTPGLVTKPEVSRAERMGGMGAALTVLGAALQLASLVLRGFAAERAPWGNMYEYGSLLTLAAVVTWLVLSRMFPVRRLGGFVLVPIVILMFLGGTVLYADAAPVQPALQSYWLVVHVSVISVSSGILLVPGVASVLYLLKSSGRARFRKLPDSEVLDRLAYRSTVFAFPLFTIGIICGAIWAEAAWGRFWGWDPKETVAFVSWVVYAAYLHARATAGWRGRPAAWINSLGFSLTVFNLFFINLVTTGLHSYAGVGSP, from the coding sequence ATGCCGACCGCGACCCTGGCGACGTACAGCGACTGGACCTACGGCGCCGCTGTGGCGATCTACTTCTTCGCCGCGGTGCTGTACCTGTGCGAGGCGGCGTTCGCCCGGCCCGTGAAGGCCCGGGAACGCGAACTCGTCGCGGCCGGCGGGACCAAAGCAGGCGGGACGCAGGCCGACGGCACGTGGACGCCGGGTCTGGTGACCAAGCCGGAGGTGTCCCGCGCCGAACGCATGGGCGGCATGGGCGCGGCGCTGACCGTCCTCGGCGCCGCCCTGCAACTCGCTTCCCTGGTGCTGCGCGGCTTTGCGGCCGAGCGCGCGCCGTGGGGCAACATGTACGAGTACGGCTCGCTGTTGACGCTCGCGGCCGTGGTGACGTGGCTGGTGCTGTCCCGCATGTTCCCGGTGCGCCGGCTCGGCGGGTTCGTGCTGGTGCCGATCGTGATCCTGATGTTCCTCGGCGGCACCGTCCTGTACGCCGACGCCGCGCCCGTGCAGCCCGCGCTCCAGTCGTACTGGCTCGTGGTGCACGTCTCGGTGATCTCGGTGTCCAGCGGCATCCTGCTGGTGCCCGGTGTGGCCAGCGTGCTGTACCTGCTCAAGTCCTCGGGCCGCGCGCGGTTCCGCAAGCTGCCTGATTCCGAGGTGCTGGACCGGCTCGCCTACCGCAGCACGGTGTTCGCGTTCCCGCTGTTCACCATCGGGATCATCTGCGGCGCGATCTGGGCCGAGGCGGCGTGGGGCCGGTTCTGGGGCTGGGACCCGAAGGAGACGGTGGCGTTCGTGTCGTGGGTCGTCTACGCGGCGTACCTGCACGCGCGGGCCACCGCCGGCTGGCGTGGCCGACCCGCCGCCTGGATCAATTCGCTCGGCTTCTCGCTGACCGTGTTCAACCTGTTCTTCATCAACCTCGTAACGACTGGGCTGCACTCGTACGCGGGCGTCGGCTCGCCGTAG
- a CDS encoding nucleotide-binding protein yields MTGRYENPEPSWQQPAGADGQQPNPNQSGGYQVEPGSGAHYGDPQHTNPQHANPQHANPQYAEPQYADPQYPDPQYADPGTVYVDPSQSGPVTGPSSGGFPAQSGAYQVSGQQSGAYQVSGQQSGAYQVSGQSGAYQVSGGQSGPYPAPGQSGPHQSGPHQYPGGFPNNFPQSVQPQGTAQPQRANANDMSSQQLIKRAKRPPQSGWRKTVHSVTGGLVNLGESPADLRRRELIARINQPLRGCYKIAMLSLKGGVGKTTTTTTLGSTFSSLRGDRVIAVDANPDRGTLALKVPRETTATVRHLLRDASKITRYSDVRAYTSQSPSRLEVLASEQDPAVSEAFSDQDYLRTVTLLELFYNIVLTDCGTGLMHSAMKGVLDQADSLVLVSSGSVDGAQTSAATLDWLDAHGYRDLVAKSITVINSVRPGSGKVDLDKLAAHFAQRCRAVVRIPFDTHLEEGAEIELDKLGPDTRLALLELAATVADDFPNN; encoded by the coding sequence GTGACCGGTCGCTACGAGAATCCTGAGCCGTCGTGGCAGCAGCCGGCCGGAGCGGACGGGCAGCAGCCCAACCCGAACCAGTCGGGTGGTTACCAGGTCGAGCCGGGATCGGGCGCCCACTACGGCGACCCCCAGCACACCAACCCGCAGCATGCCAACCCCCAGCATGCCAACCCGCAGTACGCCGAGCCCCAGTACGCCGATCCCCAATACCCGGACCCGCAGTACGCGGACCCCGGCACGGTGTACGTCGACCCGTCGCAGTCCGGCCCGGTGACCGGTCCGTCGTCCGGCGGGTTCCCGGCGCAGTCCGGCGCGTACCAGGTCTCGGGTCAGCAGTCGGGCGCGTACCAGGTTTCCGGTCAGCAGTCCGGGGCCTACCAGGTCTCGGGCCAGTCGGGGGCGTACCAGGTGTCGGGTGGCCAGTCCGGCCCGTACCCCGCGCCCGGCCAGTCGGGACCGCACCAGTCGGGACCGCACCAGTACCCGGGCGGGTTCCCCAACAACTTCCCGCAGAGCGTCCAGCCGCAGGGCACGGCGCAGCCCCAGCGGGCGAACGCCAACGACATGTCCTCGCAGCAGCTGATCAAGCGCGCGAAGCGCCCACCGCAGTCCGGCTGGCGCAAGACCGTGCACTCGGTCACCGGTGGTCTGGTCAACCTCGGCGAGAGCCCGGCCGACCTGCGCCGGCGTGAGCTGATCGCCCGGATCAACCAGCCCCTGCGCGGCTGCTACAAGATCGCGATGCTGAGCCTCAAGGGCGGCGTCGGCAAGACCACCACGACGACCACGTTGGGCTCGACGTTCTCCTCGCTGCGTGGCGACCGCGTGATCGCGGTGGACGCCAACCCCGACCGCGGCACGCTGGCGCTGAAGGTGCCGAGGGAGACCACGGCCACCGTGCGGCACCTGCTGCGCGACGCCTCGAAGATCACCCGGTACAGCGACGTCCGCGCGTACACCTCGCAGTCGCCCAGCCGCCTCGAAGTGCTGGCGTCCGAACAGGACCCGGCGGTGTCGGAGGCGTTCAGCGACCAGGACTACCTGCGCACGGTCACGTTGCTGGAGCTGTTCTACAACATCGTGCTGACCGACTGCGGCACCGGTCTGATGCACTCGGCGATGAAGGGCGTGCTGGACCAGGCGGACTCGCTGGTGCTGGTCTCGTCCGGCTCGGTGGACGGCGCGCAGACGTCGGCGGCGACGCTGGACTGGCTGGACGCGCACGGCTACCGCGACCTCGTCGCGAAGTCCATCACGGTCATCAACTCGGTGCGCCCTGGCTCCGGCAAGGTCGACCTGGACAAGCTGGCCGCGCACTTCGCCCAGCGCTGCCGCGCCGTGGTGCGGATCCCGTTCGACACGCACCTCGAAGAGGGCGCGGAAATCGAGTTGGACAAGCTCGGCCCGGACACCCGGCTGGCGCTGCTGGAACTCGCCGCCACGGTGGCGGACGATTTCCCGAACAACTAG